The genomic stretch GGCCATCCGAATTCCGATCTCCTGAGTTCTCTGTCCCACCGAATAAGCGAGAACACCGTAGATCCCGATCGCCGCCATCGACACTGCGACGACGGCGAACGCCGATAGGAGGAGCGTATTGAACCGCGGTCTCGCGACGTTGTCGGACACGAGCTCGCTCATCGAACGAACGTTGTATACGGGTTGCGACCGATCGATCCGGGCCGCCGTCGCCCTTGCCGCGCGAGCGACCGCTTCTGCCTCCCCGGTCGATCGAAGGGAAATCGTCATCCCTCGCCAGGGACGCTGGGCGTGCGGCACGTAGTACGTGGGTCGAATGGGCTCGGAGAGGCCCTGGTGACGGATGTCGCCCACGACCCCTACCACTGTCTTCCATGGCTCGTCGTCCTCGAGTCGCAACCTTTTCCCGAGGGGACTCGCGTCGCCCCAGTATTTTCTGGCGAGCGACTCGCTCACGATGACGACCGGAGGCCCATCGCGCGTTTCTAAGCCGGTGAAGGTCTCCCCCTGGAGCAGGGGGATTCGCAGCGTCTCGAAATAGCGTCCGGCGACGAGGCGCACCTCGTCGAAGACGTTGAAGCCGCTCGGTGGGTCGAAGCCTTCTACCTCTACGGATTGGTCGTTGCTCCACCCGCTCAACGGAGGGTTCGAGATCGCGCCGGCCGCGACCACTCCCGGCAGGCTCTGCAGGGCATCGACGAGCTCGCCGAAGAACTGCGCTCGCCGTTCGCCGTCCGGGTAGCCATCCTCTCCGAGAGTCATCTCCATGGTGAGGACCTGCTCGGTCCGAAAACCGGGATCCACCTGGAGCAGATTCTCGAAGGTTCGCACCAGGAGCCCCGCTCCAATGAGCAGGACGACGGCGAGCGCGATCTGAACGACCACCAGTGTCGCTCGCAGGCGCTGAGACTCGCGCCCCATCGTGCTGCGCCCGCTCTCCCGGAGCCGCGAGGCAAGCCGCGTGACCCGCAACGATGGCGCCAATCCGAACAGCAAGACCGTCACTGCCGAAATCAGGAGCGAGAAGCCGAGCACCGGCCCGTCGATGCGCGCACTTTCGAGACGTGGTAAGGCATCCGGGCCGAGGACCATAACGGCGCGCACGCATCCGAACGCCACGGCGATCCCGAGCATCATTCCCGCACCAGCCAGAATCGAGCTCTCCGCCAGCGAGCCGGCGACGAGTCGGATCCGACCGGCGCCGAGCGCCGCACGTAGCGCCATCTCCTTCTCTTTTGCCGCGGCGCGCACGAGCGTCAGGTTGGCCACGTTGGCGCAGGCGATGAGCAGTACTAAGCCCACGGCGGCGAGCAGGACCAGCAGGGCCGGTCGCACGGAACCGACCGTGTGCTCGAACAACGGAACGAGGATCAGCCCGAAACCGCTGTCTTCGGGATAGTTGTCGGGAAATTGCTCCTGCAGTCGCCGGGCGATGGCCGACACGTCGCTCTGGGCTTGCTCGACGGTGACGCTCTGCCCCAACCGCGCAATTCCGTTGTAGCCGTGGTTACCGCGGCTTCCGAGCTTCGCACGGTCGAGGCGCGTCGCTCTCCAAAGCTCGGTTTGATGGTTCGGGTAGGAGAAATCGGGGGGCATGATTCCGACGAGAGTATGTGCTTCGCCTTCGATGTGGATCGTTCGCCCAACGGCCGCAGCGTCCCCTCCCAGGCTCCGCTGCCAGAGGCCAAAACTCGCGACGGCGACGCGAGCGGAGCTGGGCTCGTCGTCGTCCGGCCCCAACGTTCGGCCCAGAAGAGAGGGGACGCCGAGGAGAGGGAAGAACTGCCCCGTGGCATCGCAAATCAATACCCTTTCCGGGTCGCCGTTTCCGACGGAGAGGTTCGAGCTCCGGCCCCGATAGATGGCGATGTGGCGGAAGACCTGATTCTGGTCGAGATAGTCGAAATATTCCGGCTCGCTGATCGATCCGCGAGGATAGTCGTCCCAGTAAGTCCAGAACCTTACCAGTTCGTCCGGCTCATCATACGGAAGCGCCTCCAGGAGCACGCTCCGAACCACCGTGAAGATCGCGGTGCTCGCACCGATTCCCAGGGCCAGGGTCAAGACGGCCACTACGGTGAAACCCGAGCTGCGAACGAGGGATCGCGCTGCCAGCTTCAATTCCTTCCCGATCATCGACGAAACACTCCTCGGGAGTTTGGACGGAATTTGCTGTCATCGGGTTGTGCCGGAGTTTCAGCGCGTTAGGGCTCCGTGGCCGTGTGGGCTTGCTTCGACTCCGCCAGCCGAACCGCCCACAGGCCGGAGTTGTAGTCGGAAAAGAAGATGACGCCTTTGTGCGGCTGAGCGCCCCACACTTGAGGTGAGTTGGGGACGAACCCTTCGGGGTCGAAGGGGAGGAAGTGGGCGATCTCGCGCTGCTGCCGGTACAGGTTTCCGAGGAGCTCTCCCGACACGTCGACGATCCGGAGCCCGCCGTTATAGAAGGCGACGTACATGACATCGTCCTCGACCCAGATGTTGTGGCTGCCCGCCTCGGGAACCTCGTATCGGGCGACGAGCTCGGGCTCTTCTCCATCTTCCCAGGCGAGGATGTGGATCCAGCCCCGCCACCGCGCGGACTCACCTTCGTAGCCGGGCGTCCCGCTCCCCATCTCGGGCTCGGGGCTGAACCGCCCGGTGCGGGCCGCCTCGTCTCCGGCAAAGATATAGAACTTGCCCGTCGATTGGCTGCGGTAGGGGTAGACGGCGTGGTTCCATCCAGTGGGAAAGGGGAAGCTCCCGAGCATCACGGGATTCCGAGGTGAGCCACCCCGGCCGCCTCCGCCAACGTCCACGACGACGACGCCGTCGTTCCAGTTGGCGGAATAAGCGATCCCGTTCTGGACGACGACGTCGTGGATCGATCGGTCGGGATTCGGGAGCTCGAACTTTCCAACGCGATGCGGATTCTTGGGGTCTTCGATGCTGATGACATCGTAGCGCTGTCCGGCCGAGAGCGCGTAAACGTGGTTGTCGTGGATGTAGACGTTGTGCACTCCGCCGGTGAGCTCGTCATCGTACCGAGACAGGATCCGGACGCCCACCGTGGGTTCGGAAACATCGAGAATCACGATGCCGTTTCGCCGATTCGACGCCCCCTCGCGGCTGATCACGGCGATGCGACCGTCCTCGGAGATCTTGACGTCGTTCACCGTGCGGGCGTCGACGTGAACGGTGTCGATGATCTCCATCCGGCTCGGGTCGGTGACGTCCCAGATGTAGGCGTGACCCGAAGCGCTGTGCGTCCCGGTGATCGCGTAATCGCGTCCGTCCGCCCCCTGCCACACCCAGAGGTCCGAGGTGGCGCGGTCGCTCACGCGCCCGTGGCCGACCAGCTCCACTTTTCGCTGGACGTCACGGGGCTCGATCGTGACCGTCTGCATGTCCACGTGCGAGCCGGACGTCGCGACGATC from Vicinamibacteria bacterium encodes the following:
- a CDS encoding ABC transporter permease; its protein translation is MIGKELKLAARSLVRSSGFTVVAVLTLALGIGASTAIFTVVRSVLLEALPYDEPDELVRFWTYWDDYPRGSISEPEYFDYLDQNQVFRHIAIYRGRSSNLSVGNGDPERVLICDATGQFFPLLGVPSLLGRTLGPDDDEPSSARVAVASFGLWQRSLGGDAAAVGRTIHIEGEAHTLVGIMPPDFSYPNHQTELWRATRLDRAKLGSRGNHGYNGIARLGQSVTVEQAQSDVSAIARRLQEQFPDNYPEDSGFGLILVPLFEHTVGSVRPALLVLLAAVGLVLLIACANVANLTLVRAAAKEKEMALRAALGAGRIRLVAGSLAESSILAGAGMMLGIAVAFGCVRAVMVLGPDALPRLESARIDGPVLGFSLLISAVTVLLFGLAPSLRVTRLASRLRESGRSTMGRESQRLRATLVVVQIALAVVLLIGAGLLVRTFENLLQVDPGFRTEQVLTMEMTLGEDGYPDGERRAQFFGELVDALQSLPGVVAAGAISNPPLSGWSNDQSVEVEGFDPPSGFNVFDEVRLVAGRYFETLRIPLLQGETFTGLETRDGPPVVIVSESLARKYWGDASPLGKRLRLEDDEPWKTVVGVVGDIRHQGLSEPIRPTYYVPHAQRPWRGMTISLRSTGEAEAVARAARATAARIDRSQPVYNVRSMSELVSDNVARPRFNTLLLSAFAVVAVSMAAIGIYGVLAYSVGQRTQEIGIRMALGASQRKIPWLVARQGAVLVILGMGLGLALAATLSRLLSSLLFAVSERDPLTFVAAPVVLAAVALLACYVPARRASQVDPIVALRYE